In Sander vitreus isolate 19-12246 chromosome 7, sanVit1, whole genome shotgun sequence, a genomic segment contains:
- the cbln4 gene encoding cerebellin-4 — protein sequence MLNSLILMLSWTVISEVARAQNDTEPIVLEGKCLVVCDSNPTTDWKASSSPLGISVRAANSKVAFSAVRSNNHEPSEMSNKTRIIYFDQVLVNIGNYFTFESVFLSPRKGIYSFNFHVIKVYQSQTIQVNLMLNGKPVISAFAGDKDVTREAATNGVLLYLEKEDKVYLKLEKGNLVGGWQYSTFSGFLVFPL from the exons atGTTGAACTCCCTCATACTGATGCTCAGCTGGACTGTGATCTCCGAAGTGGCGAGAGCCCAGAATGACACGGAGCCTATTGTCCTGGAGGGGAAATGTCTCGTGGTCTGCGACTCCAACCCGACCACGGACTGGAAGGCTTCGTCCTCCCCGCTCGGCATCTCAGTGCGCGCCGCCAACTCCAAGGTGGCTTTCTCTGCAGTCCGGAGCAACAACCACGAACCGTCGGAGATGAGCAACAAAACGAGAATAATCTACTTCGACCAG GTTCTTGTGAATATAGGAAACTACTTCACATTTGAATCAGTATTTTTGTCCCCAAGAAAAGGCATCTACAGTTTTAACTTCCATGTCATTAAAGTGTACCAGAGCCAAACCATACAG GTGAACTTAATGTTGAATGGGAAACCAGTCATCTCTGCCTTTGCGGGTGACAAAGATGTAACTCGTGAGGCGGCCACCAATGGAGTTCTGCTCTATCTAGAAAAAGAGGACAAAGTCTACTTAAAGCTGGAAAAGGGAAACCTAGTTGGTGGATGGCAATACtcaacattttctggctttctTGTGTTCCctctgtaa